Proteins co-encoded in one Euleptes europaea isolate rEulEur1 chromosome 1, rEulEur1.hap1, whole genome shotgun sequence genomic window:
- the LOC130493871 gene encoding gastrula zinc finger protein XlCGF17.1-like, with amino-acid sequence MQNREDSEQLVQNSDFLKSVPVQRKKKTSTCSNSSRKISSSLSRHKRTHTGEKQYKCSHCGKCFSTRSGLLKHERSHTGEKPYKCSYCEKCFSTNTDLSNHERTHTGEKPYKCSYCEKPFSSSSNLSKHEQIHTGEKPYKCSYCGKCFISSSKLLRHERTHTGEKPYKCSYCRKFFSDKSHLSIHERTHTGKKPYKCPYCGKCFSNNSDLSRHKRTHTGEKPYECPYCGKCFRNNSDLSKHKRTHTGEKPGKCSYCRKSFSTSSDVLRHERSHTGEKPYKCSYCGKCFSDNSYLSKHKQTHTGEKPYKCSYCEKCFTTSSYLLTHELSHTGENPYKCSHCGKSFGTSSGLLRHERSHTGEKPHKCSECGRSFSQKAHLKSHMKTHAKD; translated from the coding sequence ATGCAGAACAGAGAAGATAGTGAACAGTTGGTGCAGAATTCTGACTTTCTGAAAAGTGTGCCTgtccagagaaagaagaaaacatcCACGTGCTCCAACAGTAGCAGAAAGATTAGCTCCTCCCTTTCAAGACACAaacgaacccacacaggagagaagcaatATAAATGCTCCCATTGTGGGAAATGTTTTAGTACCCGTTCAGGCCTTTTAAAGCATGAGCgatcccacacaggagagaagccatataaatgctcataTTGTGAGAAATGTTTTAGTACCAATACAGACCTTTCAAATCatgaacgaacccacacaggagagaagccgtataaatgctccTATTGTGAGAAACCTTTTAGTTCCAGTTCAAACCTTTCAAAACATGAAcaaatccacacaggagagaagccatataaatgctcctATTGTGGGAAATGTTTTATTTCCAGTTCCAAACTTTTAAGGCATGAGCGAAcccacacgggagagaagccatataaatgctcataTTGTAGGAAATTTTTTAGTGACAAGTCACACCTTTCAATACACGAACGAACCCACACAGgaaagaagccatataaatgcccgTATTGTGGGAAATGTTTTAGTAACAATTCAGACCTTTCAAGACACAaacgaacccacacaggagagaagccatatgaatgccCATATTGTGGGAAATGTTTTAGAAACAATTCAGACCTTTCAAAACACAaacgaacccacacaggagagaagccaggTAAATGCTCATACTGTAGGAAATCTTTTAGTACGAGTTCAGATGTTTTAAGGCATGAGCggtcccacacaggagagaagccatataaatgctcataTTGTGGGAAATGTTTTAGTGACAATTCATACCTttcaaaacacaaacaaacccacacaggagaaaaaccatacaaatgctcaTATTGTGAGAAATGTTTTACTACCAGTTCCTACCTTTTAACACATGAGCtatcccacacaggagagaatcCATACAAATGTTCACACTGTGGGAAATCTTTTGGTACCAGTTCAGGCCTTTTAAGGCATGAGCggtcccacacaggagagaaaccacataaatgctctgagtgtgggagAAGCTTCAGCCAGAAAGCACACCTTAAGTCTCATATGAAAACACACGCCAAAGACTAA